The following are encoded in a window of Paenibacillus polymyxa genomic DNA:
- a CDS encoding transcription initiation factor TFIID, giving the protein MREQLLRYAADYAAAEDQLIGSGDGRSSIHFPSVFLFIGDRMNPVMNTIADINRTKWDNSTGVTYIQIRSQEEHAAVDRSVDAIVHTIAVPEESGHQTIRRDLHQAFYTHESQLIELNTALRRASGHLADYGRLYSSFERVHLSILTTADDPMNVLIPEITLLAEYIFAQSFKSVQMDLYVLVNESDQAVQFGYSSATSVAFMRELDYIQSPEYTFTAPLHMTEDKLTIPVSHAPSPLFDLVYVLSDKNERGVTVPNSLRESCDIICHIQLLKNRYQAGDSYRSQDGGYNNTSFKNNIMTESGRQGYVSAGFSRVNRPNQSIALTVLYHFYVKLLERMRTEQEWDIRDKLNYFGLDAAERGRTRNDLVPGNEAITDMSALMTSGASYGSLKRMTLREAEEALFGQGCEAFFRDNCERLVHKRLGDFQAESGLQSAVNAAAKEYPEIGLFELTDWTDENKTGNVLTAIRGLIRDTSNDLQISAAELDTLYSGRVEDQPFQRLPLMDKHNVRSLIRYLTETVYGHKLHMLRIQADLELLRRYELALEKWHAQAKHITVQLSSLERELHQAATDSIRQADSYTGQNLFEYYERVTEDVMRELESKRGKSIFFDTRHMGPVSGLLDGGLSALVDRLTQTCRTLILSSQPFNQTFEEELLRRANVAAAYENRLVVPKDELFKKLYQTLEEHGGINIRLLDYTHEHRYEEKYFFGDYEGEFLPYAMEVDITSRIYKLGFVHERRSSGVEKLHLMGGFHLEDLMVYRNGKTYYETYTANGFVFHGIDVDRLPELR; this is encoded by the coding sequence ATGAGAGAGCAGCTGTTACGTTATGCGGCTGACTATGCAGCCGCAGAGGATCAATTAATCGGAAGCGGGGATGGACGTAGCAGCATCCATTTCCCGTCCGTGTTTCTTTTTATCGGTGATCGCATGAACCCGGTGATGAACACCATTGCAGATATCAACCGGACCAAGTGGGATAACAGCACGGGAGTAACGTATATTCAGATCCGCTCGCAGGAAGAACATGCGGCTGTAGATCGTTCGGTGGATGCTATTGTGCATACGATAGCGGTACCGGAGGAAAGTGGCCACCAAACGATACGCCGTGACTTGCACCAGGCTTTTTATACACATGAATCGCAGCTAATTGAGCTTAACACCGCGTTGCGCCGGGCTAGTGGACATCTGGCAGATTACGGTCGGTTGTATTCTTCGTTCGAGCGTGTCCATTTGTCGATTTTGACGACAGCGGATGACCCCATGAACGTATTAATCCCTGAGATTACGCTGTTGGCGGAGTATATTTTTGCACAGTCTTTTAAATCGGTACAAATGGATCTGTATGTGTTGGTGAATGAAAGCGATCAGGCTGTCCAATTCGGCTACAGTAGTGCAACGTCCGTTGCTTTCATGCGGGAGCTGGACTATATCCAGAGTCCAGAGTATACGTTTACAGCACCGCTTCATATGACCGAGGACAAATTGACCATTCCAGTATCCCATGCTCCATCACCGTTGTTCGACCTCGTCTATGTGCTGTCCGACAAGAACGAACGCGGCGTAACGGTGCCGAATAGCCTGCGAGAAAGCTGTGACATCATTTGCCATATTCAGCTTCTTAAAAATCGCTATCAGGCAGGAGATTCCTATCGGTCACAGGATGGGGGGTACAACAATACATCGTTTAAAAACAACATCATGACGGAATCCGGGCGGCAGGGTTATGTGTCGGCTGGATTTTCCCGAGTCAACCGCCCTAACCAGTCAATCGCACTTACGGTGCTGTATCACTTTTATGTGAAGCTGTTAGAGCGTATGAGAACAGAGCAGGAGTGGGACATACGCGATAAGCTGAATTATTTTGGGTTAGATGCTGCTGAGCGCGGTCGCACGCGAAATGATCTCGTTCCTGGTAATGAAGCGATCACGGACATGAGCGCACTGATGACCAGCGGAGCCAGCTACGGTTCGTTGAAGCGAATGACATTACGTGAGGCGGAGGAAGCCTTGTTTGGTCAGGGCTGCGAAGCCTTTTTCCGCGATAACTGTGAACGGCTTGTCCACAAACGGTTGGGAGATTTTCAGGCGGAATCAGGTCTGCAGTCGGCTGTGAATGCAGCTGCCAAGGAATATCCTGAAATCGGCTTATTCGAGTTGACAGACTGGACGGATGAAAATAAAACAGGGAATGTGCTTACAGCCATTCGTGGACTGATTCGGGATACGTCCAATGACTTGCAGATTAGTGCCGCTGAACTGGACACCCTGTATAGCGGGCGAGTGGAAGACCAACCTTTTCAACGATTGCCACTCATGGATAAGCATAATGTTCGAAGCTTGATTCGTTACCTGACCGAGACGGTTTACGGGCACAAACTGCACATGCTGCGAATTCAAGCCGATTTGGAGCTGCTTCGCCGCTATGAACTGGCACTAGAAAAATGGCATGCACAAGCGAAGCATATTACAGTACAGCTTTCCAGCCTGGAGCGTGAACTGCATCAAGCTGCAACGGACAGTATCCGGCAGGCCGATAGTTACACAGGTCAGAACCTGTTCGAGTATTACGAGCGTGTGACGGAGGATGTCATGCGTGAGCTGGAAAGCAAGCGGGGAAAATCTATATTTTTTGATACCCGGCATATGGGGCCTGTATCCGGATTGCTGGACGGGGGCCTGTCTGCATTGGTGGATCGACTCACGCAGACCTGTCGCACCTTGATTCTCAGTTCACAGCCGTTTAATCAGACCTTCGAAGAAGAATTATTGCGGCGTGCCAATGTAGCTGCTGCATATGAAAATCGGCTGGTCGTTCCGAAGGATGAGCTGTTTAAAAAACTGTATCAAACGTTAGAGGAACATGGCGGAATTAACATACGTTTGCTCGACTATACCCATGAGCATCGGTATGAAGAAAAGTACTTCTTTGGTGACTACGAAGGCGAATTTCTTCCTTATGCGATGGAGGTGGACATTACTTCGCGTATTTACAAGCTGGGTTTTGTACATGAGCGTCGCAGCAGCGGGGTGGAAAAGCTGCATTTGATGGGCGGCTTCCATCTGGAGGATCTGATGGTTTACCGCAACGGCAAAACGTATTATGAGACATATACTGCGAATGGTTTCGTGTTTCACGGAATCGACGTGGACCGGTTGCCGGAATTGCGGTAA
- a CDS encoding tubulin-like doman-containing protein translates to MKPVVREHIQQLDVSLGGGIVSDKIRVDTIDNPILIIGLGGTGIDALLRLKYQINRRFKLPADPISKKKSDKPDNVEFLAFETNEQDRNKKYKGIGLDPINEFVLLSNAEIGGLLQNRSILEPYITDWLSPELSITDGMNGAAGVRQAGRLLLFTKINQVVQSIDKKIKTLSEGTNKKLMVFLLSGLSGGTGSGTFLDISYIVRGIIERDYGSAGVDRVNTLGYLFTPDINLANKSLSEHTREYIKKNGYAALKELDYWMNVDSRGERFKQQYGNILTVNSPLPPFNLCHLISATNTEGKLLENAYDYCMNVTAENITNFMASEEKQSGEEFAIHDYISNIRTNIAQMNKAYPANYDYNIIGASSAVLPMEEMTTYLAYRMFGKMSKMFEQSPNQEDVEKFARKLGVDLDSMIKNFESRVPEPLPGFENSERLSYSNVVKMQVVNMDTELEQTFLTRAREEYIKAKKQLPGEITGQFTDQIRRMFLHPEQGPFYVSRMIYTEKGFSLLKMLLSYVETLRESLHRIPTDIEWAREQANEKLGDAKSAFVSKDKKKNAYIEAKINEYWLRADVERTEQLIEFYEDLYDLLNKENSRIYNVFTEILNALSAIFEKNGDLLINGEEQSDHKGNKTYYWNLVSVPDISEVVTKLLDNRNGDDLIRDFAQELLENSDQWVKDQDMDIISSISNFLTDKFGDLITRSMEDFLVMKYGQDEAIEKFVERYIASKLDEEAVPVFHLSNSSGNLYFPSWGFVSVPVQSPNILKGVRNYQNNAIGKSHFTIKESEVRNRIFWLNTRNGVPLFVYTPLKVYEESYEKTILDREGIGRHLVQTGQNNWTNLPSPIPEKSWGETYVNSRVQAYNARIRNDFDRAKSLGVIREKDVDQNTSSRFTVIRSHALDLNAMLAGYDMRLQESKPNLGEVKRAWSELKRLLAEGLEQAGSKDIFGSINEEMAKENLIRSPELTQVVREELAKYTQIEAKATELEALLGKYQDEEKWLDQFIQALYTDTITKKGALYVYDRDEEEEAWEPFANVMKSRNYVEFEVFTNFRGLEEKKFAALMRKADRRDAVLTSSEDITPLLSKLDELAATYTEARNQLEYEKVELANGAELYAFYAQMAGKLNDIRRKLK, encoded by the coding sequence ATGAAACCAGTAGTTAGAGAGCATATCCAACAATTAGACGTATCACTCGGCGGAGGGATCGTAAGCGATAAGATCAGAGTTGATACAATTGATAATCCTATTTTAATTATCGGACTCGGAGGTACGGGGATTGATGCCCTTCTCCGCTTGAAATATCAAATTAACCGTAGATTCAAGCTTCCAGCAGATCCGATTTCCAAGAAAAAGAGCGATAAACCGGACAATGTGGAATTTCTCGCTTTTGAAACGAATGAACAAGATCGCAACAAAAAATACAAGGGGATTGGTTTGGACCCTATCAATGAGTTTGTATTGCTGTCCAATGCGGAAATCGGTGGATTGCTGCAAAACCGCAGCATTCTTGAGCCGTACATTACCGATTGGCTGTCTCCCGAACTAAGCATTACCGATGGTATGAATGGTGCGGCAGGGGTGCGGCAGGCAGGACGATTGCTGCTGTTCACCAAAATCAATCAGGTCGTACAAAGCATTGACAAAAAAATCAAAACCCTGTCTGAAGGCACCAACAAGAAGCTTATGGTGTTCCTGCTGTCCGGTTTGTCCGGCGGTACAGGAAGCGGTACCTTCCTCGATATTTCATATATCGTCCGAGGAATTATTGAGCGCGACTATGGCTCTGCAGGCGTAGACCGTGTAAATACATTAGGTTATCTGTTTACACCAGATATTAATTTGGCGAACAAAAGCCTGAGCGAGCATACCCGTGAATATATTAAAAAGAACGGCTATGCTGCACTGAAAGAACTGGACTATTGGATGAATGTAGATAGCCGTGGTGAACGTTTTAAGCAGCAGTACGGCAACATTTTGACCGTGAACTCGCCGCTTCCACCGTTTAATCTGTGCCACCTCATTTCGGCCACGAATACGGAAGGCAAGCTGTTGGAAAATGCTTATGATTACTGCATGAATGTCACCGCTGAGAACATCACTAACTTTATGGCGAGTGAGGAAAAACAGTCGGGCGAAGAGTTTGCCATTCATGACTATATCAGCAATATCCGTACCAACATCGCACAAATGAATAAGGCGTATCCGGCAAACTACGATTACAATATTATCGGGGCTTCCTCGGCGGTACTGCCAATGGAGGAAATGACGACATATCTGGCCTATCGAATGTTTGGCAAAATGTCCAAAATGTTCGAGCAATCGCCAAATCAAGAGGATGTAGAGAAGTTTGCCCGCAAGCTGGGCGTGGATCTGGATAGCATGATCAAAAACTTTGAATCCCGTGTACCTGAGCCACTTCCGGGCTTTGAAAACAGTGAACGGTTAAGTTATAGCAATGTCGTTAAAATGCAAGTGGTCAATATGGATACCGAGCTGGAGCAAACGTTCCTGACGCGTGCTCGTGAAGAGTATATCAAAGCGAAGAAGCAGCTTCCTGGGGAAATTACAGGACAGTTTACGGATCAAATTCGCCGGATGTTTCTCCATCCTGAGCAAGGGCCGTTTTATGTATCCCGCATGATTTATACTGAAAAAGGATTTAGCTTGCTGAAAATGCTGCTTTCATATGTTGAGACGTTGCGTGAATCACTGCACCGTATTCCAACGGACATTGAATGGGCACGTGAGCAGGCGAACGAAAAGCTGGGCGATGCCAAGAGCGCGTTTGTGTCTAAGGATAAAAAGAAAAATGCGTACATCGAAGCGAAAATTAATGAGTATTGGCTGCGGGCTGATGTGGAACGTACAGAGCAGCTCATTGAGTTTTATGAAGACCTGTATGACCTGTTGAACAAGGAAAATAGCCGCATTTATAATGTATTTACTGAAATTTTGAACGCGCTGAGCGCAATTTTCGAGAAGAATGGCGATCTGCTGATTAACGGCGAGGAACAGTCCGATCACAAAGGTAACAAAACGTACTATTGGAATCTGGTAAGTGTACCGGATATTTCTGAAGTTGTGACCAAGCTGCTGGATAACCGAAACGGTGATGATTTGATTCGTGATTTTGCCCAAGAATTGCTCGAAAATTCAGACCAATGGGTGAAGGATCAGGATATGGACATCATCAGCTCAATCTCCAATTTCTTGACTGATAAGTTCGGTGATCTCATTACCCGTTCCATGGAAGATTTCCTCGTCATGAAATACGGGCAAGATGAAGCCATTGAAAAATTTGTGGAGCGCTACATTGCGAGCAAACTGGATGAGGAAGCTGTACCTGTGTTTCATCTGAGCAATAGCTCTGGCAACTTGTACTTCCCATCATGGGGATTCGTTTCAGTACCTGTACAGTCACCTAATATCCTGAAAGGCGTTCGCAATTATCAAAATAATGCAATTGGCAAATCACACTTTACTATTAAAGAGAGTGAAGTTCGTAACCGGATTTTCTGGCTTAATACGCGTAATGGTGTTCCTCTGTTTGTATATACGCCGCTCAAAGTGTATGAAGAAAGCTATGAAAAAACGATTCTTGACCGCGAAGGTATTGGCCGCCATCTGGTACAAACAGGTCAGAACAACTGGACTAATCTGCCGTCGCCGATTCCTGAAAAGTCATGGGGCGAAACTTACGTCAATTCGCGTGTGCAAGCTTACAATGCCCGCATTCGTAATGACTTTGACCGTGCCAAGTCACTTGGCGTGATTCGGGAAAAGGATGTCGATCAAAATACGAGCAGCCGCTTCACTGTAATCCGTTCACATGCGCTAGATCTGAATGCGATGCTGGCAGGCTACGATATGCGCTTGCAGGAATCCAAGCCGAATTTGGGTGAGGTGAAAAGAGCATGGTCTGAGTTGAAGCGTCTGCTGGCTGAAGGGCTGGAGCAGGCCGGAAGCAAGGACATCTTTGGCAGCATCAATGAAGAGATGGCGAAGGAAAACCTGATCCGTTCACCAGAGTTAACACAGGTGGTTCGTGAAGAACTAGCGAAATATACACAAATTGAAGCGAAAGCCACTGAACTGGAAGCTTTGCTGGGCAAATATCAGGATGAAGAAAAATGGCTGGATCAGTTCATTCAGGCTCTCTATACAGACACGATTACGAAAAAAGGCGCTTTGTACGTCTATGACCGTGACGAAGAGGAAGAGGCTTGGGAGCCGTTTGCGAACGTCATGAAGAGCCGCAATTATGTGGAGTTTGAAGTGTTTACAAACTTCCGTGGTTTGGAAGAAAAGAAATTTGCAGCTCTAATGCGTAAGGCCGATCGCCGTGATGCTGTATTGACTTCATCGGAGGATATTACACCACTGCTGTCGAAGCTGGATGAACTGGCTGCAACTTACACAGAGGCCCGCAATCAATTGGAATATGAAAAGGTGGAGCTGGCTAACGGAGCAGAACTATATGCATTTTATGCTCAAATGGCTGGAAAATTAAACGACATCCGCAGAAAGTTGAAATAA
- a CDS encoding IS3 family transposase, with protein sequence MFGNLDAGDEAHKYVTIEKAAKEYPVSELCKLFKVSRSGYYAFLKRRETDRDRDAKALVKKVYEQYNGVYGYRQIQLFLQHDHGVWMNHKKVLRLMQVLGIRSQIRRKHRCNYASSTEGRVAKNPLKQDFKADKPNQKWVTDITQYRVGDCWLYLSAIKDLFNNEIIAYQMSHRNDNELVLQTFRQAWKQQKDVTGLIVHSDQGFQYTSHAYHDMLPKVGARISMSRRGNCYDNASMESFFSHLKTEGLYPYDIRNMDEVQRRIKEYIQFYNQCRPQRKLNKLPPKEYRKQLIA encoded by the coding sequence GTGTTTGGAAATCTGGATGCAGGAGATGAGGCGCACAAGTATGTAACGATTGAGAAGGCCGCTAAAGAGTATCCAGTTAGCGAACTCTGTAAGCTGTTTAAGGTCTCTAGAAGTGGATATTACGCCTTCTTAAAACGGAGAGAAACAGATCGAGATCGGGACGCGAAAGCACTTGTGAAGAAAGTGTATGAGCAGTATAACGGAGTCTACGGCTACCGTCAAATCCAACTATTTTTGCAGCACGATCATGGAGTCTGGATGAATCATAAAAAGGTACTTCGGCTCATGCAGGTCTTGGGAATCCGCTCACAAATTCGTCGGAAGCATCGCTGCAATTATGCTTCTTCTACGGAAGGTCGTGTGGCGAAAAATCCGCTAAAACAGGATTTCAAGGCTGACAAACCAAATCAAAAATGGGTCACAGATATCACGCAATATCGAGTGGGTGATTGCTGGCTATATCTGTCTGCGATTAAAGACTTGTTCAATAACGAAATTATCGCGTACCAGATGAGCCATAGAAATGATAACGAACTGGTTTTACAGACGTTTCGACAAGCCTGGAAACAGCAAAAAGACGTGACTGGCCTCATCGTTCACAGCGACCAGGGATTCCAGTACACGTCCCATGCGTACCATGACATGCTGCCAAAGGTTGGCGCCCGAATCAGCATGTCTCGCCGAGGCAATTGTTATGATAATGCCTCGATGGAGAGCTTCTTCTCGCATCTCAAAACGGAAGGGCTCTACCCCTATGATATCCGAAATATGGATGAGGTACAAAGGAGAATAAAAGAATATATCCAATTTTACAACCAATGTCGACCACAACGAAAGTTAAATAAGCTGCCTCCGAAAGAGTATCGGAAGCAGCTTATAGCCTAG
- a CDS encoding vWA domain-containing protein, protein MFSRDRKWFLVIGIICTMIMTSILAWQPQMANAASPSASKVDAVLVVDVSNSMNTSDPGKIGNEAMKMFIDMLSTQNDKVGIVAYTDVVQREKALLNITSEADKQELKTFIDGLNRGAYTDTSVGVKEAIRILQDGKTAGHAPMIVMLADGNNDFNKTTGRTESQSDQDMAQAVAEAKNSGVPIYTIGLNADGKLNKNKLADIAQQTGGKSFITSSADDLPKILSEIFASNLKLKVVPLQSITANGDYQDVTVTVPNDSVLEANISIMSSKPVDARLIDPSGNTKPIPSSDVLLSKSKSYSLIKLLKPVAGDWKLQVKGVQQDQIDINLVFNYDLELKMDAPSAKSYKKGDAVQIRSYLTSNSQQLQDQELYANMNAVLKVKDLDSGTTNEVPLTNAGDSFTGSYTIPDEHDYELTVRAEEKSFYRETQPVTISAKAGATSGTNTGTTQPTTPAEKSKLMPLILLGLGLLVLLVAAYFIWKAVKKANRGFVGQIVLEIRDENTGEKTYPQYKKLNTFRGKFNLHQLLQLAPEFAGTDKVVFTPANQDRIIVRSTPEITIEKSGRAVDTGNGLELKNGDRLTIPLASVDKTILLEFISVNS, encoded by the coding sequence ATGTTTAGTAGAGACAGAAAATGGTTTTTGGTCATCGGAATCATATGTACAATGATCATGACCTCGATTTTGGCATGGCAGCCACAGATGGCGAATGCCGCTTCACCCTCTGCTTCTAAGGTGGATGCGGTGCTGGTCGTCGATGTAAGTAATTCGATGAACACCAGTGATCCTGGGAAAATTGGCAATGAAGCCATGAAAATGTTCATTGATATGCTGTCGACCCAAAATGACAAAGTCGGGATTGTAGCATATACGGATGTCGTACAGCGCGAGAAAGCCTTGCTTAATATTACATCCGAAGCGGATAAGCAGGAACTGAAGACGTTTATTGACGGACTGAACCGGGGGGCGTATACTGACACCTCCGTGGGTGTCAAGGAAGCGATCCGCATTTTGCAAGATGGTAAAACAGCTGGACATGCGCCTATGATCGTCATGCTGGCCGACGGTAACAACGATTTTAATAAGACGACAGGCAGAACCGAAAGCCAATCCGATCAGGATATGGCACAGGCTGTAGCTGAGGCTAAGAATAGCGGCGTTCCAATCTACACCATCGGCTTGAATGCAGATGGAAAGCTGAATAAAAACAAGCTCGCCGACATAGCGCAGCAAACGGGCGGCAAATCTTTTATTACAAGCTCAGCGGATGACCTGCCGAAGATTTTGAGTGAAATTTTCGCCAGCAATTTGAAGTTGAAAGTGGTGCCTTTGCAGTCCATTACGGCAAACGGCGACTATCAGGATGTAACGGTAACCGTACCGAACGATAGTGTGCTGGAGGCTAACATTTCGATCATGTCCTCAAAACCGGTGGATGCGAGACTGATAGACCCGTCGGGCAACACCAAGCCAATTCCTTCGAGCGATGTGCTGCTGTCCAAGTCCAAAAGCTACTCGCTGATTAAACTGCTTAAGCCTGTGGCTGGTGACTGGAAGCTCCAAGTCAAGGGAGTCCAGCAGGATCAGATTGATATTAATCTGGTGTTTAACTATGATCTGGAGCTGAAAATGGACGCACCGTCAGCCAAATCATACAAAAAAGGCGATGCAGTTCAAATTCGTTCCTACCTGACAAGCAATAGCCAGCAGCTCCAGGATCAGGAATTATATGCGAATATGAATGCTGTTCTGAAGGTCAAGGATCTGGATTCCGGTACAACGAATGAGGTGCCGTTAACCAATGCAGGGGATTCTTTTACCGGTTCCTATACGATTCCAGATGAGCATGACTACGAACTAACCGTTAGAGCAGAGGAGAAGAGCTTTTACCGTGAAACACAGCCTGTAACCATCAGTGCTAAAGCAGGGGCGACGAGCGGTACGAATACGGGCACGACGCAGCCAACAACACCTGCTGAAAAGTCCAAGTTAATGCCACTCATTCTTTTAGGGCTGGGACTGCTCGTTCTGCTGGTTGCCGCGTATTTCATCTGGAAGGCTGTCAAAAAGGCCAACCGTGGCTTTGTCGGTCAAATCGTACTGGAAATCCGGGATGAGAACACCGGCGAAAAAACGTATCCGCAATACAAGAAGCTGAACACCTTCCGGGGCAAATTTAATCTGCACCAGTTGCTGCAACTGGCACCGGAATTTGCTGGAACCGACAAGGTCGTGTTCACACCAGCCAATCAGGATCGTATTATTGTGCGCAGTACCCCCGAGATTACGATTGAAAAATCCGGACGGGCTGTAGACACAGGCAACGGTCTTGAACTAAAAAATGGTGATCGTCTGACGATCCCGTTAGCCAGTGTGGACAAAACCATTTTACTGGAGTTTATTTCAGTAAACAGCTAA
- a CDS encoding helix-turn-helix domain-containing protein: MPAKKGQKFKEYTFETKVEAIRLHIEEGWTYRKLMEKFGIADRHRLKEWMRKYKELGEFGLMDQRERRKEYMDQDRYVQKLKRENDMLKKCLEIWMQEMRRTSM, translated from the coding sequence ATGCCAGCGAAAAAAGGACAGAAGTTTAAAGAGTATACGTTTGAAACCAAAGTAGAGGCCATACGGCTTCATATCGAAGAAGGTTGGACATATCGTAAACTCATGGAGAAGTTCGGTATTGCAGATCGACATCGGTTGAAAGAATGGATGCGGAAGTACAAGGAACTCGGTGAATTCGGACTTATGGACCAACGAGAACGACGGAAGGAATATATGGACCAGGACAGGTACGTCCAAAAGTTAAAACGGGAAAATGATATGCTAAAAAAGTGTTTGGAAATCTGGATGCAGGAGATGAGGCGCACAAGTATGTAA